A stretch of the Sphingosinithalassobacter tenebrarum genome encodes the following:
- a CDS encoding DksA/TraR family C4-type zinc finger protein: MAGGWARDGAVQDQIDDTVSDAVSEARARMPTGESLEYCALCGEDIPEKRRQALPGVRLCIDCQSERDRTQGGSGINRRASKDSLLR, encoded by the coding sequence ATGGCCGGCGGATGGGCGCGCGACGGCGCGGTACAGGACCAGATCGACGATACGGTGAGCGATGCCGTGTCCGAAGCACGCGCGCGCATGCCGACCGGCGAGAGCCTTGAATATTGCGCGCTGTGCGGCGAGGATATTCCCGAAAAGCGGCGCCAGGCGCTGCCGGGGGTGCGGCTGTGCATCGATTGCCAGTCCGAACGCGACCGGACCCAGGGCGGATCGGGCATTAATCGCCGCGCGAGCAAGGACAGTCTGCTGCGTTAA
- a CDS encoding J domain-containing protein, whose translation MDSKGRLCAIPGCDEPGEFRAPPAEGAGGASDGPGAYRWLCLDHVRAFNSGYNYFAGMTAEEIHDAQRPFSGWQRETRAFASTGGADRPPRWADFDDPLDAIGARFKDRMANMEQRGERKDGRPLSPQDRSALKTLGLDKDADRHALRKRYSELVRRFHPDRNGGDRSHEARLQQVISAYQQLKSAPAFI comes from the coding sequence ATGGATTCAAAGGGGCGGCTGTGCGCGATCCCGGGTTGTGACGAACCGGGCGAGTTTCGCGCGCCTCCCGCCGAAGGCGCGGGCGGCGCTTCGGACGGGCCGGGTGCCTATCGCTGGCTGTGCCTCGACCATGTTCGCGCGTTCAATTCGGGCTATAACTATTTCGCCGGAATGACCGCCGAGGAAATCCACGACGCGCAGCGGCCCTTTTCCGGCTGGCAGCGCGAGACGCGGGCCTTCGCCTCGACCGGCGGCGCGGACCGTCCGCCGCGCTGGGCCGATTTCGACGATCCGCTCGATGCGATCGGCGCGCGGTTCAAGGACAGGATGGCGAATATGGAGCAGCGCGGCGAACGCAAGGATGGCCGCCCGCTCAGTCCGCAGGATCGCAGCGCGCTGAAGACGCTGGGGCTCGACAAGGATGCCGACCGCCATGCGCTGCGCAAACGCTACTCGGAACTGGTGCGGCGCTTCCACCCCGATCGCAACGGCGGCGACCGCAGCCATGAGGCGCGGCTGCAGCAAGTGATCAGCGCCTATCAGCAGCTCAAGAGCGCGCCGGCATTTATCTAG
- a CDS encoding sodium-translocating pyrophosphatase — translation MIIIYLAIACGVIAVVYGFVTSGQVLKAPPGDQKMQDIAAAIQEGAKAYLGRQYRTIAIVGVIVAVILFLTLGPLTTVGFALGAILSGAAGFVGMNISVRANVRTAEAARTSLQGGLTLAFRSGAITGMLVAGLGLLAIAVLFWYLIGIAGHAPNGRAVIEALTALAFGASLISIFARLGGGIFTKAADVGADLVGKVEAGIPEDDPRNPAVIADNVGDNVGDCAGMAADLFETYVVTIGLTMISIALLVPGLVGEDLLALMSLPLIVGGVCIITSIIGTYFVRLGKKQSIMGALYKGFWATALISVPAIYAVTSAALGDMNATIGGGFTGADGPSFTGWGLFICMMIGLAVTGLLVWITEYYTGTEYRPVRSIAKSSETGHGTNVIQGLAISLESTALPTLVIVVAVVATYQIAGIIGIAFAATSLLALAGMVVALDAYGPVTDNAGGIAEMAGLPDDVRTRTDALDAVGNTTKAVTKGYAIGSAALAALVLFGAYTTDLRHYATELGLTGEVDFSLSSPYVVVGLLLGALLPYLFGAFGMTAVGRAAGSVVEDVRTQFREDSGIMAGTSRPNYGRTVDIVTKAAIKEMIVPSLLPVLAPIIVYFVVMWVATMGAPDPLPIEYGSAEAYGRAQGFAAVGALLLGVIVSGLFVAISMTSGGGAWDNAKKYIEDGNHGGKGSEAHKAAVTGDTVGDPYKDTAGPAVNPMIKITNIVALLMLAALAAAGSGGESMMVAIGG, via the coding sequence ATGATAATCATATATCTTGCCATCGCCTGCGGCGTGATCGCCGTGGTCTATGGCTTCGTGACCAGCGGGCAAGTGCTCAAGGCGCCGCCGGGCGACCAGAAGATGCAGGACATCGCCGCCGCGATCCAGGAAGGCGCCAAGGCCTATCTGGGGCGGCAATATCGCACCATCGCGATCGTCGGCGTGATCGTCGCGGTAATCCTGTTCCTGACGCTCGGGCCGCTCACCACCGTTGGCTTCGCACTGGGGGCGATCCTTTCCGGCGCCGCCGGATTCGTGGGCATGAACATTTCGGTGCGCGCCAATGTCCGCACCGCCGAAGCCGCGCGCACGTCGCTGCAGGGCGGTCTCACCCTCGCCTTTCGTTCGGGCGCGATCACCGGGATGCTGGTGGCCGGGCTCGGCCTGCTCGCGATCGCGGTGCTCTTCTGGTATCTGATCGGCATTGCCGGTCATGCCCCGAACGGCCGCGCAGTGATCGAAGCGCTGACCGCGCTCGCCTTCGGCGCCTCGCTGATTTCGATCTTCGCGCGTCTGGGCGGCGGCATCTTCACCAAGGCCGCTGACGTCGGCGCCGATCTGGTCGGCAAGGTCGAAGCGGGCATTCCCGAGGACGACCCCCGCAATCCGGCGGTGATCGCGGACAATGTCGGTGACAATGTCGGCGATTGCGCCGGGATGGCCGCCGATCTTTTCGAAACCTATGTCGTGACGATCGGGCTCACCATGATCTCGATCGCGCTGCTGGTGCCGGGGCTTGTCGGCGAGGATCTGCTCGCGCTGATGAGCCTGCCGCTCATCGTCGGTGGCGTGTGCATCATAACCTCGATCATCGGCACCTATTTCGTGCGCCTCGGCAAAAAACAGTCGATCATGGGCGCGCTGTACAAGGGCTTCTGGGCCACCGCGCTGATTTCGGTGCCCGCAATCTATGCCGTCACCAGCGCCGCGCTGGGCGACATGAACGCCACCATCGGCGGCGGCTTCACCGGCGCCGACGGACCCAGCTTCACCGGCTGGGGGCTGTTCATCTGCATGATGATCGGGCTCGCCGTCACCGGCCTGCTGGTGTGGATCACCGAATATTATACCGGCACCGAATATCGCCCGGTGCGGTCGATCGCGAAATCGTCCGAGACCGGCCACGGGACCAATGTGATCCAGGGCCTCGCCATCAGCCTTGAATCCACGGCGCTGCCGACGCTGGTGATCGTGGTCGCGGTGGTCGCGACCTATCAGATCGCGGGGATCATCGGCATCGCCTTCGCCGCGACGTCGCTGCTCGCGCTCGCGGGGATGGTCGTCGCGCTCGACGCCTATGGCCCGGTGACCGACAATGCCGGCGGCATCGCCGAAATGGCGGGGCTGCCCGACGACGTCCGCACCCGCACCGACGCGCTCGATGCTGTCGGCAACACGACCAAGGCCGTGACCAAGGGCTATGCGATCGGTTCGGCGGCGCTCGCCGCGCTGGTGCTGTTCGGCGCCTACACCACTGACCTGCGCCACTATGCGACCGAGCTGGGCCTGACCGGCGAAGTCGATTTCAGCCTGTCGAGCCCCTATGTCGTCGTCGGCCTGCTGCTCGGCGCGCTGCTGCCCTATCTGTTCGGCGCGTTCGGCATGACCGCGGTCGGCCGCGCGGCGGGGTCCGTCGTCGAAGACGTGCGCACGCAGTTCCGCGAGGATTCGGGCATCATGGCGGGTACCAGCCGCCCCAATTACGGGCGCACCGTCGATATCGTCACCAAGGCGGCGATCAAGGAAATGATCGTCCCGTCGCTGCTGCCCGTACTCGCGCCGATCATCGTCTATTTCGTCGTGATGTGGGTCGCCACGATGGGCGCGCCCGATCCGCTGCCGATCGAATATGGCAGCGCCGAAGCCTATGGCCGCGCGCAGGGCTTTGCCGCGGTCGGCGCCTTGCTGCTCGGCGTGATCGTGTCGGGGCTGTTCGTCGCCATTTCGATGACCTCGGGCGGCGGCGCATGGGACAATGCCAAGAAATATATCGAGGACGGCAATCACGGCGGCAAGGGATCGGAAGCCCACAAGGCGGCGGTGACCGGCGACACGGTCGGCGATCCCTACAAGGATACGGCCGGCCCGGCGGTCAATCCGATGATCAAGATCACCAATATCGTCGCGCTGCTGATGCTCGCCGCGCTCGCCGCGGCCGGATCGGGCGGCGAATCAATGATGGTCGCGATCGGCGGCTGA
- a CDS encoding BolA family protein, which produces MNSIATGPVAEKIAQRLTQALTPTSLAVINDSAQHRGHMGDDGSGESHFTVEVVSPIFEGKNRVARQRLVNQALADLLVDEIHALAIRARAPGENAGV; this is translated from the coding sequence ATGAACAGCATCGCTACCGGCCCCGTGGCCGAGAAAATCGCACAGCGGCTGACTCAGGCGCTGACCCCCACCAGCCTTGCCGTGATCAACGACAGCGCGCAGCATCGTGGCCATATGGGCGATGACGGATCGGGCGAAAGCCACTTCACCGTCGAAGTCGTCAGCCCCATTTTCGAAGGCAAGAATCGCGTCGCGCGCCAGCGGCTGGTCAATCAGGCGCTTGCCGATCTGCTCGTCGACGAAATTCACGCGCTCGCCATCCGCGCCCGCGCGCCCGGGGAAAACGCCGGTGTATAA
- a CDS encoding pirin family protein, producing MSDDDAIIQTITPTTHDLGGFKVHRTLPSRPRTMVGPFVFFDQMGPAHLEVGNGIDVRPHPHINLATVTYLFDGAIDHRDSLGTFARIEPGAVNLMTAGRGIVHSERSPGDEREKGPALSGIQTWLALPEADEERDPAFEHVAAPDLPMLSDSGARARVIMGSLWGISAPTTCYADTIYADIMLMANGAIPIDAEAEERALYVAVGDASLDGMPLEQKTLYVLRPGTTGSLTSQRGGRVMFCGGEAFAEPRHVWWNFVSSRRDRIEQAKADWKAGNFPLVPDDDKEFIPIPEVPKTVSYP from the coding sequence ATGAGCGACGACGACGCGATCATTCAGACGATTACCCCCACCACCCATGATCTGGGCGGATTCAAGGTGCATCGCACGCTGCCCTCCCGCCCGCGCACGATGGTCGGCCCCTTCGTCTTCTTCGATCAGATGGGCCCCGCGCATCTCGAGGTCGGCAACGGCATCGACGTGCGCCCGCATCCGCATATCAATCTCGCCACCGTCACCTATCTGTTCGACGGCGCGATCGACCATCGCGATTCGCTCGGCACCTTCGCGCGGATCGAGCCGGGCGCAGTCAATCTGATGACCGCCGGGCGCGGCATCGTCCATAGCGAACGCTCGCCCGGCGACGAGCGTGAGAAGGGCCCGGCGCTGTCGGGCATCCAGACCTGGCTCGCGCTGCCCGAAGCCGACGAGGAGCGCGATCCGGCATTCGAGCATGTCGCCGCGCCCGATCTGCCGATGCTCTCCGATTCGGGTGCGCGCGCGCGGGTGATCATGGGCAGCCTGTGGGGCATTTCCGCGCCGACCACCTGCTATGCCGACACCATCTATGCCGACATCATGCTGATGGCGAACGGGGCGATCCCGATCGATGCCGAAGCCGAAGAGCGCGCGCTATACGTCGCGGTCGGCGATGCCAGCCTGGACGGAATGCCGCTGGAGCAGAAGACACTCTACGTACTGCGGCCCGGCACGACCGGCTCGCTGACGTCGCAACGCGGCGGCCGCGTGATGTTCTGCGGCGGCGAGGCCTTTGCCGAGCCACGCCACGTCTGGTGGAATTTCGTCTCCTCGCGCCGCGACCGCATCGAACAGGCAAAAGCTGACTGGAAGGCAGGCAATTTCCCGCTCGTCCCCGACGACGACAAGGAATTCATCCCTATCCCCGAGGTTCCGAAAACCGTAAGCTATCCCTGA
- a CDS encoding glutathione S-transferase: MYNLWYWPGIQGRGEFVRLPLEAAGIDYRDCARELGAEALVADMGTYDCRPPFAPPYLEMNGMALAQVAAILLFLGERHQLAPSNMGDRLWLHEVQLTVTDFVAEVHQVHHPVGTGRYYEDQKPEALRIAEEFREERMPKFLGWFENAAGCHPGDWLIDHHWTYADCSMFQLIEGLRYMFPRRMKTLEADIPALLRIHGLVAEIEGIRRYCASDRRLPFNTDGIFRHYPELDGE, encoded by the coding sequence GTGTATAATCTCTGGTACTGGCCGGGCATTCAGGGCCGCGGCGAATTCGTCCGTCTGCCACTCGAGGCGGCCGGGATCGACTATCGCGACTGCGCGCGCGAGCTTGGTGCCGAAGCGCTGGTGGCCGACATGGGCACTTATGACTGCCGTCCGCCCTTCGCGCCGCCCTATCTGGAAATGAATGGCATGGCGCTGGCGCAGGTCGCCGCCATCCTGCTGTTCCTCGGCGAACGGCACCAGCTCGCACCGTCGAACATGGGGGATCGCCTATGGCTGCACGAGGTGCAGCTCACCGTCACCGATTTTGTCGCCGAAGTGCATCAGGTGCATCACCCGGTCGGTACCGGCCGCTATTACGAGGACCAGAAGCCGGAGGCGCTGCGCATCGCCGAGGAGTTTCGCGAAGAACGCATGCCCAAATTTCTCGGCTGGTTCGAAAATGCCGCCGGCTGCCATCCCGGTGACTGGCTGATCGACCATCACTGGACCTATGCCGATTGCTCGATGTTCCAGTTGATCGAGGGGCTGCGCTACATGTTCCCGCGCCGGATGAAGACGCTCGAAGCCGATATTCCCGCATTGCTGCGCATTCATGGGCTGGTCGCCGAGATCGAAGGCATCCGCCGCTACTGCGCCAGCGATCGCCGTCTGCCGTTCAACACCGACGGCATCTTCCGGCACTATCCCGAACTCGACGGCGAATGA
- a CDS encoding alpha/beta fold hydrolase codes for MASGASSRLSNPGSNRVALSTGVTLNVAAFGDPTMPAVILLHGFPESHRSWRHQMLALGLNHFVVAPDQRGFGKSSKPEGVEAYEVAPLMQDVIALADALEIREFTVIGHDFGGSLAWALALRFPERVRRLVTINGPHPLIMQRKLIEDADQRAASQHMRRFREMALHGDPDRAELEAFFQDLLVNHLRAQVSDAERERYLAEWSEPGRMTAMLHWYRAARMAVPRPGERADRPRWIDGPFPLISQPTLVLWGMRDRGLLPCLLDGLEHLAPDLSVIRIPEAGHFPQWETPEAVTRALTGWLKRRPPRPYKA; via the coding sequence ATGGCCAGCGGGGCGTCTTCGCGGCTGAGCAATCCGGGAAGTAATCGTGTTGCGCTCTCGACGGGTGTCACGTTGAATGTCGCGGCGTTCGGCGACCCCACGATGCCCGCAGTGATCCTGCTCCACGGATTTCCCGAAAGCCATCGCAGCTGGCGCCACCAGATGCTCGCGCTGGGGCTCAATCATTTCGTCGTCGCTCCCGATCAGCGCGGCTTCGGCAAGTCCTCCAAGCCCGAGGGCGTGGAAGCCTATGAAGTCGCGCCGCTGATGCAGGACGTGATCGCGCTCGCCGATGCGCTGGAGATTCGCGAATTCACGGTGATCGGCCATGATTTCGGAGGATCGCTGGCCTGGGCCCTGGCGCTACGCTTTCCCGAGCGGGTACGGCGCCTGGTCACGATCAACGGCCCGCATCCGCTGATCATGCAACGCAAGCTGATCGAGGATGCCGATCAGCGGGCCGCATCGCAGCATATGCGCCGCTTTCGTGAAATGGCGCTGCATGGCGATCCCGATCGGGCAGAGCTCGAAGCCTTCTTCCAGGATCTTCTCGTCAATCATCTGCGCGCGCAGGTTTCGGATGCCGAGCGCGAACGCTATCTCGCCGAATGGAGCGAGCCGGGACGGATGACGGCGATGCTCCACTGGTATCGCGCGGCACGCATGGCAGTGCCACGTCCCGGCGAACGGGCCGATCGACCGCGATGGATCGACGGGCCGTTTCCGCTGATATCGCAACCCACGCTGGTTTTGTGGGGCATGCGCGACCGCGGGTTGCTGCCCTGTCTGCTCGACGGCCTGGAGCACCTCGCTCCCGATCTTTCGGTGATCCGCATCCCGGAGGCCGGGCATTTCCCGCAATGGGAAACGCCCGAAGCGGTTACGCGCGCGCTCACCGGCTGGCTCAAGCGCAGGCCCCCTCGACCCTACAAGGCATAA
- a CDS encoding NUDIX hydrolase, translated as MTERAPRPAARILLLDPEERVLLFRFTAEDRPPFWCTPGGAVDPGETYTDAARRELFEECGMRYDCGPEVARRVVEFTTLEHVPVLADERYFLVRAQGTEIDTANHTELERRVMREWRWFDRQEIDDWHEAIFPEDLRDMLEAMA; from the coding sequence ATGACCGAACGGGCACCCCGCCCCGCCGCGCGCATATTGCTGCTCGACCCGGAGGAGCGCGTGCTGCTGTTCCGCTTCACCGCCGAAGATCGTCCGCCCTTCTGGTGCACGCCGGGCGGCGCGGTCGATCCCGGCGAGACCTACACCGACGCCGCGCGCCGCGAATTGTTCGAGGAATGCGGCATGCGCTACGATTGCGGCCCTGAAGTCGCCCGACGTGTCGTGGAATTCACGACGCTCGAGCACGTCCCCGTGCTTGCGGACGAACGCTATTTCCTCGTCCGCGCGCAGGGCACCGAGATCGATACCGCCAACCATACGGAACTCGAACGTCGCGTCATGCGTGAATGGCGCTGGTTCGATCGCCAGGAAATCGACGACTGGCACGAAGCCATCTTTCCCGAGGACCTGCGCGATATGCTGGAGGCAATGGCATGA
- the hisG gene encoding ATP phosphoribosyltransferase: MTDPIILAVPKGRILEEALPLLARVGIVPEPDFGDKNSRALRFRTNLPEIDLIRVRAFDVATFVAHGAAQLGIVGSDVLAEFDYSELYAPVDLGIGHCRISVAEPADMAAKDDPRGWSHVRIATKYPHITQRHFAARGVQAECVKLNGAMELAPKLGLAPRIVDLVSSGRTLKENGLAEVEVIAEVTSRLIVNRAAFKTRAAEVVPLVDGFRKAAEGAAA, encoded by the coding sequence ATGACCGATCCGATCATCCTCGCCGTGCCCAAGGGGCGCATATTGGAAGAAGCGCTGCCGCTGCTCGCGCGCGTCGGCATCGTCCCCGAACCCGATTTCGGCGACAAGAACAGCCGCGCGTTGCGGTTCAGGACGAATCTCCCCGAAATCGATCTGATCCGGGTGCGCGCGTTCGACGTCGCAACCTTCGTCGCGCACGGCGCCGCGCAGCTCGGCATCGTCGGGTCGGACGTACTTGCCGAATTCGATTATTCGGAGTTGTACGCGCCGGTCGATCTCGGCATCGGCCATTGCCGCATCTCGGTCGCCGAACCCGCCGACATGGCGGCAAAGGACGACCCGCGCGGCTGGAGCCATGTCCGCATCGCGACCAAATATCCGCACATCACCCAGCGTCATTTCGCGGCGCGCGGCGTGCAGGCCGAATGCGTCAAGCTGAACGGCGCGATGGAGCTGGCGCCCAAGCTGGGCCTCGCCCCGCGCATCGTCGACCTGGTGTCCTCGGGGCGCACGCTCAAGGAAAACGGCCTCGCCGAAGTCGAAGTGATCGCCGAAGTAACCTCGCGCCTGATCGTCAATCGCGCGGCGTTCAAGACGCGCGCGGCCGAAGTCGTCCCGCTGGTCGACGGTTTCCGCAAGGCCGCAGAAGGCGCGGCGGCGTGA
- a CDS encoding alpha/beta fold hydrolase: MKAFNLQRVDLPTGVSLDVAVEGDPANPPVILLHGFPESHRTWRDIIPDLARDHHVIAPDQRGYARSSKPEGVAKYAPQEILADLIALADHFGIGKFTLVGHDWGGAIAWMAAILRPDRVERLVILNAPHPVVFQQTLITDKDQRAASQYMRAFRSEGFENAIDARGMLSFFERNFAAHIPVPIPEEEKAIYLDQWTQPGALSAMLNWYRASSIEVPPVEAEIDKPTFPIPELPPIAMPTLVVWGMKDPALLPCQLDGLEAHVRDLTIVRVAEAGHFIPWERPDAVIAALRGWFAEQPAPAGA, from the coding sequence ATGAAAGCGTTCAACCTGCAGCGCGTCGATTTGCCGACGGGCGTTTCACTCGACGTCGCGGTAGAGGGCGACCCGGCGAACCCGCCGGTGATCCTGCTGCACGGCTTTCCCGAATCGCATCGCACCTGGCGGGACATCATCCCCGATCTGGCGCGCGACCATCATGTAATCGCCCCCGACCAGCGCGGCTATGCCCGCTCGTCCAAACCCGAAGGCGTGGCGAAATACGCGCCGCAGGAGATTCTCGCCGATCTGATCGCGCTCGCCGATCATTTCGGCATCGGCAAGTTCACCCTCGTCGGCCATGACTGGGGCGGCGCGATCGCGTGGATGGCGGCGATATTGCGCCCCGACCGCGTCGAACGGCTGGTCATCCTCAACGCGCCGCACCCGGTGGTCTTCCAGCAGACGCTGATCACCGACAAGGATCAGCGCGCCGCGAGCCAGTATATGCGCGCCTTCCGCAGCGAAGGTTTCGAAAACGCAATTGATGCGCGCGGGATGCTCAGCTTTTTCGAGCGCAATTTCGCCGCGCATATTCCGGTGCCGATCCCGGAGGAAGAAAAGGCCATATACCTCGACCAGTGGACGCAGCCCGGCGCGCTTTCCGCAATGCTCAACTGGTATCGCGCCAGCAGCATCGAAGTGCCGCCGGTCGAGGCGGAAATCGACAAGCCCACCTTCCCGATCCCCGAACTCCCGCCGATCGCCATGCCTACCCTGGTCGTCTGGGGGATGAAGGATCCGGCGCTGCTTCCCTGCCAGCTCGATGGGCTGGAGGCGCATGTGCGCGATCTCACCATCGTGCGGGTCGCCGAAGCGGGGCATTTCATTCCGTGGGAAAGGCCCGATGCAGTGATCGCGGCGCTGCGCGGCTGGTTCGCCGAACAGCCCGCCCCGGCAGGCGCCTGA
- the nusB gene encoding transcription antitermination factor NusB, protein MPSNTAKTRSKARAAARLAAVQALYQQEMEGTPLPKLLTEFHQHRLGAVIEDVEYAEADANFFDDLVTGVDARREEIDALVSAKLSEGWSIERLDKPMRQILRAGAYELIARADVPTGAVINEYLDVTDAFYDRREKGFVNGLLDAVAKEARK, encoded by the coding sequence ATGCCAAGTAACACTGCCAAGACCCGATCCAAGGCCCGCGCCGCCGCGCGGCTTGCCGCCGTGCAGGCGCTCTATCAGCAGGAGATGGAGGGCACGCCGCTGCCCAAGCTGCTGACCGAGTTTCATCAGCATCGCCTCGGCGCGGTCATCGAGGACGTTGAATATGCCGAGGCCGACGCGAATTTCTTCGACGATCTCGTCACTGGCGTCGATGCGCGCCGCGAGGAAATCGATGCGCTGGTTTCGGCCAAGCTGTCCGAAGGCTGGTCGATCGAGCGGCTCGACAAGCCGATGCGCCAGATCCTGCGCGCCGGCGCCTATGAGCTGATCGCGCGCGCCGATGTACCCACCGGGGCGGTGATCAACGAATATCTCGATGTGACCGATGCCTTTTACGACCGCCGCGAAAAGGGCTTCGTCAACGGCCTGCTCGATGCCGTCGCGAAAGAGGCGCGCAAATAA
- the thiL gene encoding thiamine-phosphate kinase has protein sequence MHEAEFIEALRTLPMHPAARGLVDDSAVLVDGRVLTTDMIVEGVHFLPDDTPADVAWKLLAVNLSDLAAKGAKPEGVLIGYMLSPDEAWNRAFVEGLGEALRHYSVPLLGGDTVSAPGDMPRSLSLTALGKSVRAPHRDGAQAGNALWVTGTLGDAGAGLAIAKGGTGPAALVERYRRPMPRVAEGQALARQVHAMMDVSDGLLIDAARMAAASGVAVTIDIATLPLSPELVGFVGDGREARLEAATAGDDYELLFALPDGAMPAVPATRVGVFSAGEGLSLVEGEDNVPMPEHLGFEHG, from the coding sequence ATGCACGAAGCCGAATTCATCGAAGCGCTGCGTACGCTGCCCATGCACCCGGCCGCGCGCGGGCTGGTCGACGACAGCGCCGTGCTGGTCGACGGGCGCGTGCTCACCACTGACATGATCGTCGAAGGTGTGCATTTCCTGCCCGACGACACGCCCGCCGATGTCGCGTGGAAGCTGCTGGCGGTGAACCTGTCCGATCTCGCCGCCAAGGGCGCAAAGCCCGAAGGCGTCCTGATCGGCTATATGCTGTCCCCCGACGAAGCGTGGAACCGCGCCTTTGTCGAAGGGCTGGGCGAAGCGCTGCGCCATTATTCGGTGCCGCTGCTCGGCGGCGACACGGTTTCCGCGCCGGGCGACATGCCGCGCAGCCTCTCGCTCACCGCGCTCGGCAAGAGCGTGCGCGCGCCGCATCGCGACGGAGCACAGGCGGGCAATGCGCTGTGGGTCACCGGCACGCTGGGCGATGCCGGCGCGGGCCTTGCCATCGCGAAGGGCGGAACCGGCCCGGCGGCGCTGGTCGAACGCTATCGCCGCCCGATGCCACGCGTCGCCGAGGGGCAGGCGCTGGCGCGGCAGGTCCATGCAATGATGGATGTTTCGGACGGGTTGCTGATCGATGCCGCGCGCATGGCGGCGGCAAGCGGCGTTGCCGTCACCATCGACATCGCCACGCTGCCGCTTTCGCCCGAACTGGTCGGTTTCGTCGGCGACGGGCGCGAGGCACGGCTGGAAGCGGCGACGGCGGGCGACGATTACGAACTGCTCTTCGCGCTGCCCGACGGCGCCATGCCGGCGGTTCCGGCGACGCGTGTCGGCGTCTTCTCGGCGGGCGAAGGGCTTTCGCTGGTCGAAGGCGAGGATAATGTGCCGATGCCCGAACATCTGGGATTCGAGCACGGCTGA
- the hisD gene encoding histidinol dehydrogenase: MIRLDSTTPDFADAFTALVNARREADEDVARDVAAIIARVRSEGDAALADLTRRFDGHDPDASGWRIDSAACRAAFDALDPDLREALELAATRIRAYHEAQRPADSDTTDAQGIRLGARWRAVDAAGVYVPGGRAAYPSSVLMNAIPARVAGVERLVMVTPTPKGETNGLVLAAAHLAGVDEIWRVGGAQAVAALAYGTDRIAPVDVVTGPGNAWVAEAKRQLYGVVGIDMVAGPSEIVVVADGANDPEWIAADLLSQAEHDPTSQSILFTDDPAFADAVAQALEAQIETLATGRTARTSWDANGAIIRVPALADAMPLVDRLAPEHLELACDDPEALFGQVRHAGSVFLGRHTPEAVGDYVAGPNHVLPTGRRARFASGLSVLDYMKRTSFLALDADGLAAIGPAAVALAGAEGLPAHARSVALRLKR, from the coding sequence GTGATCCGCCTCGACAGCACTACCCCCGACTTCGCCGACGCCTTTACCGCGCTGGTCAACGCCCGCCGCGAAGCCGATGAAGACGTCGCGCGCGACGTCGCCGCGATCATCGCCCGTGTCCGTTCGGAAGGCGACGCCGCGCTTGCCGATCTGACGCGCAGGTTCGACGGGCACGATCCCGACGCAAGCGGCTGGCGCATCGACTCCGCCGCCTGCAGGGCCGCGTTCGACGCGCTCGATCCCGACCTGCGCGAAGCACTCGAACTCGCCGCCACGCGCATCCGCGCCTATCACGAAGCCCAACGCCCGGCGGACAGCGACACCACCGATGCGCAGGGCATCCGCCTCGGCGCGCGCTGGCGCGCGGTCGATGCCGCAGGCGTCTATGTCCCCGGCGGGCGCGCCGCCTATCCCTCCTCGGTGCTGATGAACGCCATCCCCGCCAGGGTCGCGGGAGTCGAGCGGCTCGTCATGGTGACGCCGACGCCGAAGGGCGAGACCAACGGCCTTGTCCTCGCCGCCGCGCATCTTGCCGGCGTCGACGAAATCTGGCGCGTTGGCGGGGCGCAGGCCGTCGCCGCGCTCGCCTATGGCACCGATCGCATCGCCCCGGTCGATGTCGTCACCGGCCCCGGCAACGCCTGGGTCGCCGAGGCCAAGCGCCAGCTCTACGGCGTCGTTGGCATCGACATGGTCGCGGGGCCGAGCGAAATCGTCGTCGTCGCCGACGGCGCCAACGACCCGGAATGGATCGCCGCCGACCTGCTCAGCCAGGCCGAGCATGACCCGACCAGCCAGTCGATCCTGTTCACCGACGACCCCGCCTTCGCTGACGCCGTGGCGCAGGCCCTCGAGGCGCAGATCGAAACGCTTGCGACGGGACGGACCGCGCGGACGAGCTGGGACGCCAACGGCGCGATTATCCGCGTCCCCGCCCTCGCCGACGCGATGCCACTGGTCGATCGCCTCGCGCCGGAACATCTCGAACTCGCCTGCGACGATCCCGAGGCGCTGTTCGGCCAGGTGCGCCACGCCGGGTCGGTGTTCCTCGGCCGCCACACGCCCGAAGCGGTCGGCGATTATGTCGCCGGGCCGAACCATGTCCTGCCCACCGGCCGCCGCGCGCGCTTCGCCTCGGGGCTGTCGGTGCTCGACTATATGAAGCGCACCAGCTTCCTCGCGCTCGATGCCGACGGGCTTGCCGCGATCGGCCCCGCTGCCGTCGCGCTGGCAGGCGCGGAAGGTCTTCCGGCGCACGCCCGGTCGGTCGCGCTTCGCCTGAAGCGCTAA